The genome window GACACGACCGACGCTCGTCCTGAACCGCGTGTGGCAGCCCGTCGGCGTCGCCTCCGTTGCGCGGGCGCTGACGCTGGTCGCCGGCGAGCGGGCCCGGATCGTCGATCCGCTGGACTACCGGCTCCACAGCTGGTCGGACTGGACGGCGCTGATCCCGGGCCACGAGGAGCCGTTCCTCCAGACGGTCTCGCGGCGGCTGCGCGTTCCGGAAGTGATCGCGCTGACGGAGTATGACCGCGTTCCGACGAACGTCGTCACCTTCAGCCGGCGGAACCTTTTCAAGCGGGACCGCTACACTTGCCAGTATTGCGGCCTTCAGCCGGGGAGCGAGGAGCTGACGATCGACCACGTCGTTCCCCGTTCGCGGGGGGGCCTGGGCACGTGGGAGAACTGTGTGCTGGCCTGCATCGACTGCAACGCGAAGAAGGCGGACCGGACTCCGGTGGAGGCCCACATGCCGCTGCGGAAGCGGCCGGTCCGACCGAAGTGGAACCCGCTCTACGCGCGGCACGATGTCCGGATCGAGAGCTGGTCGAAGTTCCTCAGCGAGGCGTACTGGACGGTGGAGCTCGACGAGTAGCACCCGGTCTGTCGACCGACGGACCGGGTGCGTTCTCTGGATATTGGTCGGACGGCGGATGATCAATACCGGGGTCCAGGGGCTCGCCCCTGGTGGGGAGTGCAGAGGGGCAACGCCCCTTTGCCCGCCGGAGGCCTGGCCGTCGAGAGATGTCTGAAGGAGTGAGTGT of Planctomyces sp. SH-PL14 contains these proteins:
- a CDS encoding HNH endonuclease — its product is MEATLTRPTLVLNRVWQPVGVASVARALTLVAGERARIVDPLDYRLHSWSDWTALIPGHEEPFLQTVSRRLRVPEVIALTEYDRVPTNVVTFSRRNLFKRDRYTCQYCGLQPGSEELTIDHVVPRSRGGLGTWENCVLACIDCNAKKADRTPVEAHMPLRKRPVRPKWNPLYARHDVRIESWSKFLSEAYWTVELDE